A window of Syntrophales bacterium genomic DNA:
GAAAAAGGTCTTTGTGGAATAGACCCGGGCGGAGACGGAAGAAAGGGTGAAGAAGATGATTCCGTAAGACAGGACATAGAGGCCCGGAAAGGGGGCGATCAGGGTGTCCATGAAGTAGCCCATCAGAAACGTCAAAACGGCCCCCCTGCCGGTCTCCATGAACAGAGCCGCATAGATCACCCCGATGGTCGTGAGCTCCAGGCTGAGCCGTTCGGCCGTGAAGAGCTCCACGATGGACGTCTGCAGAATGACAAGGCCCAGAGCCAGCGGCGGAAGGACAAGGTAACGGGTCATTTCTTCTGTTTGTAGTCCAGAATCAGGACTTCTTCCAGCCGGTTGAAATCCGACGCCGGAGCCATGTCGATCTTCTGGAAAAGGCTGTCCGCTTTTTTGTCGAAGGCGGTGACCGAGCCCAGGACGAGCCCCTTGGGATAAAGGCCGGACAGGCCGGACGTGAGCAGAACGTCTCCCGCCTGAACGTCCTCCAGATTGGATATGTATTTCAGGCGGCCGCCTCCGGAGCCGTTGCCCTGGAGAATGCCCTCCGCACGGGTCCTCTGGATCAGGGCGTCGATGTTGCTTTTCTCGTCCGTGATCAGGAGCACCTTGGAAATGTTCGGTGACGCCTCGATGACACGTCCCACCACTCCCCTGCTGGAGAGAACGGGTTGCCCCGGCCGGACGCCACGGGTGGTTCCCCTGTCCAGGAGGATGGTCTTGAAGAGGGTGCCCTGGCTCTTGTCGATGACCCTCGCCGCCATGGCCGGAATCTTCAATTCCTGCTGCAGGGACAACAGGGCCTGGAGCCGCTGGGCCTCCAGGTACCCTTCCCGGTAGCGGTTCAGTTCCGTGGTCAACTCATCGATTTTTTTCCCCAGTGCCCGGTTCTCCTGCCGGAGACCGATCAGGTGCAGGTAGTCCGTCCATGTGTCTCGCAGGGAGTGGAAGGATGCCATCAGGGTGGACTGAACGGGGCCGGTGATCTCCAGGACGGCGATGCGGATCAGGCCCGGACGTTCGGGGTACCGCAGGTGGTAGGAGATCATGGCCAGCGTCAGCAGGAGAAAGACGGCCAGGATGATCAGGTTCTTTTTTCGTTTCGATGCGCTCATGTCCATCCCACGGTCACGGCGGAATGGAAGTGCCCTGCATCGCAAGAGCCGGTTTGTTCCGGTCAGGATGCGAAGAACAGATCCCGTCTCGGTTCCGGTGGAAGAGTAAGAAAATACCCTGGAAAGCCGCCTGGTGCCTCCGGCAGGAAGTGATGGCTGCGTTTTTGATCTTACCCGAAAGCCCGACCGGGACGCGTATCGACTTCAAGAAGGCTCCAACCGTCACGGGACCCTGATTTGCCGGGGAGCCGCTGCCTACGGCTGGACGGCCACCTCCTTCAGAAGATTCATGTGATCCAGGGCCATGCCGGCGCCGCGGACAACCGTGGACAGGGGGTCCTCCGCCACCGTCACGGGCAGTCCCGTTTCCTCCTTGAGAAGGAGATCGAGGTTTCTAAGCAGGGCTCCCCCGCCGGTTAACGTGATGCCGCGATCCACGATATCTCCGGCCAGTTCGGGAGGCGCATTTTCGAGGGCATCCTTGACGGCGTCGACAATGAGGCTGATGGGTTCCATGATGGCTTCCCGGATTTCCTCCGAGTTCGCCTCGATGATCTTGGGAATCCCGGAGATCAGATCCCGGCCTTTTACGTCCACCTTGCGGATCTCATTGTCCGGAAAGGCGGAGCCGATGGTGGTTTTGATGATTTCACCGGACCGCTCCCCGATGAGCAGGCTGTATTTCCGTTTCAGGTACTGGACGATTTCCTCGTCGATCCGGTCGCCCGCGCACCGCACGGACTTGGAGTACACGATGCCGGCCAGGGAGATGACGGCCACTTCGGTCGTCCCGCCGCCGATATCCACGACCATCGAACTGATGGGGTCCATGATGGGAAGCCCCGCGCCGATGGCGGCGGCCATGGGTTCCTCGATCAGGTAGACTTCCCGGGCTCCCGCCGATTCAACGGTCTCCCTGACGGCCCGCCTCTCCACCTGGGTGATGCCCGACGGGATGGAGACGATGATTCGGGGGCGGATCAGCGTCCTGCGGTTGTGAACCCTCTGGATAAAATGCCGGAGCATGACCTCGGTAATGTCGAAGTCGGCGATAACCCCGTCCCGGAGGGGACGGACGGCTTCAATGTTCCCGGGGGTTCTGCCGAGCATTTTTTTCGCTTCCGCGCCGACCGCCAGAACCTTTTTGGTTCCCCGTGCATCGCGATGAACGGCCACGACGGACGGTTCGCTCAGAACGATGCCTTCTCCTTTTACATAGACCAGCGTATTCGCTGTGCCCAAGTCTATAGCCAGATCGTTGGAAAACTTCCCCAGAATGAAATCAAACAGCAAGGCAGGACCTCCTGGTTGTTTGCTTTGAAATAACGGACACTTATACCCGATATCCCGTAAGGACAGACCCTTATACTGTATTTCGACACCCGAATCAAACCATTTTTCAATTACTTTGGCGTGGATCACCTCTCCGGAACAATCCTCCGGAAGGTGCGATGAAGCGGGACCTGCAATCGGGATTCCGGTCGTTTATGGATGGATGGTATACGGCAGGGATGCCTACGTATTTACCCCTATTGCATCCAGACTCCTGCAAAGATGCAACAATTGGTTTTTTCTTGAAAAATACTGTTGCCTGCGGGTCGTCCCTTGTGTATAAAAGCCCATCTCATGACGGGAGGGACCGGCATGCTCAACAAGGTGATGCTCATCGGACGGCTGGGAGCGGACCCGGAGGTTCGCTATACCCCGGATGGCGCCATGATCACGACGTTCCGGCTCGCAACGGACGAGCAATGGAAGGACAAAAGCGGCGAAAAGGTCCAGCGGACCGAGTGGCACCGCATTGTCACCTTCGGCCGGCTGGCGGAAATCTGCGGAAACTACCTGAATAAGGGCAAGCTGGTTTACGTGGAAGGACGGATCCAGACGCGCTCCTGGGAAGACAAGGAAGGTCAGAAACGGTACATGACGGAGATCGTCGCCGCGAGCATGCAGATGCTCGACGGGAGGGGCCAGGGGAAACCCGCGACGGGGGACGAACCTTCCTCCGGTGCGCCCGACGGCGGATATCCGGAAGACGACGTGCCGTTTTGAGGCGGAGAGGGGATTATTTCGGTTCGACCTTCTTGTTCTGGGGGGTCACATCGATTTCGTCGGGTTCCCGGGTTGCCTTCTTGAAGTTCCGGATCCCCTTTCCCAGGGCATTGCCGATTTCCGGAAGCTTGCCGGCGCCGAAGATGATCAGGATGATCACCAGGATGATCAGCAATTCTGGAATACCGATACCAAACATGATTCTTTACTCCCTGTGGGGTTTTTCATCTCCATAGATCATCGTATGGAGGTTGTCAAACCTATCTTTCGAAAGCGCTTCAGGGAAGCCGAAGGTGTACGACCTGCCCCGGTGCCCCCAGGGGGCCCAGGGGTTTTCCCTGAAATGTCAACTGGGTTCCCCCGGCGTTTCCCACATCGATGTCAAACGAGCGGGATGCCCGCCGCTCCAGCCTTTCCCCCGGCTTCAGCAGAACCTGGTACGGCTGGCTCTGGTCTTCGCTGAGGCGGATCCAGGTGTAATCCCGGGCCTCGATGACCAGGGAGTATCCATCCGTCGCTGCGGGTGCGGGTGCAGCCGTCGGCGCGGAGGGCGGTCGGGGTTGGGGTGTCTCCTGGACAACTGCCGGAGTCGGAGCCGGAGCGGATGCGGAAGGTTCGGGAGCCGCCGGCGGGGATCCCGGTGCGCCGGCAGGGGGCTGCTGTGTGGCCGGGGCGGGTGTTGCGGTTTCCGTTGGCTGGGCGGGCGGGGCCGCGGCGGAAGGGACCGATGGCGCGGATGGCGCCGGAACCGGCTCCCGGAGCATCAGAACGGCCGCCGCAATGATCAGGGCCAGCGCCAGGCATGAAATCGTGACGATCCATTTCTTGAGGGACTTTTTTTTCGGTGGTATGAGTACCTCCTCCAGGGAGGGACCTTCGGACTCCGCCAGGAACCGGTTGTATCGCTCCAGCAGTTTGCCCTCATCGGCGCCGATCGACCTGGCATACGACCGGATAAAGGAGCGGGCGATAACCGGTGCCGGCAGTTTTCCGAAACGGCCGGTTTCAATCGCTTCCAGGTTGATTATGGTAATCCGTGTGGCCTCGAAAATGTCTTTCAGCTGAATCCCCTGCGATTCCCTCAGGGATTTCAGATCCTGGACAGGAAATGCCTGATCCGGTGCCGTGTTCCGGGTGGTTTCTGCATCTTCCATGGCTGCTCCGTTTTGCCCCCAAGGATGGAATGATGGGGGACCTTACCATTCTCGGCAGCATCCATGCAACCGGAAATAGTAGAGATTCGGCGAAGAAACGGTTTCCTGCGGTGATTGGTGTCCCGATGCCGCAGACGCGGAGCGTGAACGTACAATTCATGATGGGAGAGATAAAGAGCGATGGATTCCCCTGGTGCCTTCATGAAGGATGTTGCCCGGAAGGCAGGCGATTGGTTGAAGAAGAGGCTCGGCGAAGAGCACACCGTTGACTACAAGGGCGTCATTAACATCGTTACGGAGGCGGACCGCCAGTCGGAGGAAATGATCGTATCGGCGATTCTCGACCGGTATCCGGACCACGACATTCTGGCGGAAGAGGCGGACAGGGTTCCCAAGGGGTCGCCGTACCGGTGGATCATCGACCCTCTCGACGGGACGACGAACTATGCCCACGGCTATCCGGTGTTCTGCGTGTCCATTGCCCTCGAGGAGAACGGCGTCGTCCGGTACGGCGTGGTTTACAATCCGATGTTGAAGGAGATGTTTTACGCCTGCCGGGGCGGGGGGGCCTTTCTGAACGAACGCCCCCTTCGCGTTTCCGGGACAAAGGACCTCTCCCGCAGCCTCCTGGCCACGGGATTTCCATATGACATCCGGGATAATTCCGACAACAACATGAATTATTTTCAAGTAATGGCCAGAAGCGCCCAGGCGATCCGGCGGGCCGGATCGGCGGCGCTGGATATGGCCTATGTGGCGGCCGGCCGTTTCGACGGATTTTGGGAGCTCCGCCTGATGCCCTGGGACACGGCGGCCGGATGGCTCCTGGTGGTCGAGGCCGGCGGGCAGGTCACGAATCTCTCGGGGGCGCCCTTTGCGCTCAATGCACCTCATATCCTCGCTTCGAACGGGCGAATTCACGAGTCCATGATCGCTGCCCTCCGTCTTGCCCCCTCCCCGGCCTGACCAGAAGGGCACGGCACGACAGCCTGTTCCATCCCTCGGGACGGTCTTCCCTTGACAATGCCGATACGGTGTTTATATTAGCGCCAAAAGGTGTGAATGTGAACAATATTAAATGGTTGTCGTCTTTCCGGCAACCGGGTCCGTGTGCCCGGCGTTCTGGATGATCGGGAAGGGAAGACGGCCAAACCGGAAAAGGAGGTTGTGGACATGTTCGGACCGGTCTGGAGATTTGGAAGAATCGTGGATCTCATGCCGGAGGTACAGCGCCTCCAGCGGGAAATGAACCGGCTGTTTTCGGGCGTCAGCCAGCCCTTCAGCCAGGATTTCCCGGCGATCAACGTCTGGAGCGGAGAGAATGAGATCGTTGTCTCCGCGGAGTTGCCGGGAGCGGATCCCGACGGCATGGATATCTCCGTTGTGGGGGAAAGCCTGACCCTCACCGGTGGACGGAATCCGGAGACCCTGAAAGAGGGCGAGAATTACCATCGCCAGGAAAGGAGCAGCGGGCGCTTCAGTCGAACCCTGCAGCTGCCGTTCCGGGTGGATGCGGGAAACGTGGCTGCCCGTTATGAAAAGGGTGTTCTCCATATAACCCTGCCGCGGGCAGAGGCGGACAAACCCAGAAAGATCAGCATCAAGGCGGAGTAGAAAGGGGGGACGACCAAGATGAAGGAACAGGAACTGCAGAAACAGACGGCTTCGAACCCGGTGGAAATGGAACGGACGAGAAACCGCAAGGTGTATGTTCCCCGGGTCGATATCTATGAGACAAAGGAGTCCATTGTGCTTCTGGCCGACATGCCGGGAGTGGACGAGAGTTCCGTGGACATCATGCTGGAAAAGAATGTGCTGACCATCAACGGAACGGTGGAGCCTGTCGCCTTTCCCGGGCACAACCTCGTGTATGCCGAATTCGATACGGGAGACTATCAGCGGGCTTTCACCCTTCCCGAGGAGATCGACCAGAACAGGATCGAGGCCACGGTAAAAAACGGTGTTCTCCGTCTCGTTCTCCAGAAGGCGGAGAAATCGAAGGCCAGGAAAATCGCCATCAAGGCGGAGTGAGAAAGGAGGTGGAAGCGATGGCATTCCGAAAGTTGTTGCCATCACTCTGGGGAGAGCGTGCGGTTCCGGCCGGCCAGGAAGGAGATCACCCCTTTTCCGCTTTGCAGCAGGAAATGAACCGGGTTTTCGACGATTTCTTCCAGGGGACGGCTTTTGCCCCGTTTCCCTCTGCAGGCCGCCGCGCCGGAGGTTTCCATCCTTCCGTGGACGTGAAGGAGGGGGCGAAGGAGATCGTCGTTCAGGCGGAGCTTCCCGGGATAGAAGAGAAGGACGTGGAGATTCTCCTGGAGGAGTCGGCCCTCGTTCTCAAAGGCGAAAAGAAATTTGAAAAGGAAGACAAGGGTGACGGTTACCATACCATCGAGCGGAGCTACGGGTCGTTTCAACGGGTCATTCCCCTGACCCGGGAGATCGATCTGAACAAGGTCCAGGCCCGGTTCAAGAATGGCGTTCTGACGGTAACCCTGCCGAAACTGGAGCAGGCCAAGGCGAAGGAAAAGAAGATTTCCATCCAGTCGGCCTGATCGCGGAAACACGGGGCTTCGGCCGCCGTATACAAAACCTCAATTCGTTTTTCAGGAAGGCAGACAGCCGCAAAAGAAGGGGGAGCGGATTTCAAGTCCGTTTCCCCTCTTTTTTTATTAACGTTCGGGCGGCGGGGGCTGCCACGGGGGCTCCCGCCGTCGCGAAAACGTTTCCGCTCTTCGCCTTCTGAAACCGGAGAGCCTGGGGTCCGGAAACGTTTCCCAATTGCTCCTCTGGGAACCCCCGGTCGCGCCCCCGCGAAGGTCGGTCGAGGAGAGGGGGCTTCCCGGAGCGCGAATAGCGGCTTTTTCGGGGCACCCTGCCGTCGCAGCGCAGCGCCCGCAAAGTCATCTGTCTGAGCGCCCCTGGGCGCGAGTTATGACTTTGCAGCGGAGCGAGACGTTGTAGGGTCGAAAAAACGCTCCTGAGCGCGAGGGAAGCCTTCGCTCCCACATGCCCGCCTCCCATCCGCGCCTGAATCTTTTTAAAAAGTGAAAAAAAGAAGGAGGGCGGACTTGAAATCCGCTCCCCCTTCCTTGTTCCTGATGCATGTAGGAACCGGGGTTTCCCGTCAGGAATCCGCCACCAGCTTCACCAGAACGTTGCGTGTCCTCGGCCCGTCGAACTCGCAGAAAAAGACGGACTGCCACGTACCGAGCACGAGCCGTCCCCCTTCGATGATCACGGTTTCCGAGGCTCCGAAAAACGAGACCTTGATGTGGGCGTCCGAGTTGCCCTCCCGGTGGCGGTAGGGACCGTCGGCGGGAACGATCCGCTCCATGGCGGACGTAATATCCCGCACGACATCCGGATCGGCGTTCTCGTTGATTGTCACTGCCGCCGTTGTGTGGGGGACAAAAACCGTGCAGATACCCTGCCGGACACCCTGCTCCCGGACCAGGGACTGGAGAGAACCGGTGATGTCGATCATCTGGATCCGTGCTGTGGACTTGATGCTGAGGGTTTTCATGGCGCCTCCGTATCGCCGGATGCCGTGAGGGCGGTGTAGAGCCGGTGGCCGATGACAAGCCCCCGATCGATGAAATCCGGTCCGTAGAGGCGCCCGGTTTCCGTCCGGAAGGTCTCCCGGATTTTCCGGAGGCTGTCGAGTCCCTGGAGAAACCGGGGAAGAACAACCTTCAGGGGGATCCGGCGCGGCGCGAGCATGGCCCAAAGGGTTTCCGTGAAATTGTCCGGTCCCCAGCGGAACTTGTCAGCATCGTACAGGGCGTTCGAGATCAGCCGGGCCGCCGGATCTTCCGGTTCCTCGTGGGGCTGGAACGCTTCATGGTTCCGGATGGCCAGGGTGATGGCCCGGCGTTCCTCCTCCAGGAGGGCGAACGGGCCGAGGACCCGATCCGCCTCTTCCGCACCCCGCTGTGCGTGCTGCCGCTCCATCCGCCGGATGTCGTGCAGGACGCCGGCGAGATGGGTCAGGAGGGCGATCCGCCGCAGCTCCTCATCGTCCCATGGCCGGCCGTCCTCCAGGAGGATGATGGCCCCTGCATCGACGGCGACTTTCTGCACGTGGGCCAGTCCGTGGCCGATCGGATCGTCCTGGTCGGCGATGATGCGGATCGCCTCCCTGGCCATGGCCTCGGAGGAAAACAGCTCCTTCGACAAATCGACGGCCCCTTCGCCATCCCGATAGAAGAGAGGGACACCCGCCTCGTCGGCGAATTGCTGCGCCATCTCCCTTGCTCTGCGATACGGGTCTTCCAAAGCTGTCGCCCTCCCGTGTCACACCGGCCGCTCGCCGAAAATCGCTCGGCCGACCCGTACGATGGTTGCCCCTTCCTCCACGGCGATCCGGTAATCATTGGTCATGCCCATGGAGAGCTCCTCCATGTGTACGCCTTCGATCCGTTCCCGGCGGATGGACTCCGCAAGCTGCCGGAGAGTTGAAAAATGCGGCCGGGCCTCCTCGGGATCGTCGAACCAGGGAGGCATCGTCATCAGCCCCCGGATGGACAGGCCGGGCAATTCCGCCAGGCCGCGGATCAGGTCCAGGGCATGGACGGCCGGAATGCCGCTCTTGCTGGCCTCGCCGCTCACGTTGACCTCCACGAGAATCCTTAGGGGCGTTCCCGCTGCAGCGGCCCGGCGGTCCAGCTCCCTGCCCAGTTCCATCCGGTCCACCGAATGAATCAGGTCGAAGAGCCGCACGGCATACTTGGCCTTGTTCGTCTGCAGGTGCCCGATGAAGTGCCACGGAAGCGGCCTGCCCAGGAGTTCGATCTTGCGCCGGGCCTCCTGGACGTAGTTCTCGCCGATGAGGTCCACGCCCGCCGCGATGGCCTCCCGGATCCGGTCGTCGTCGACGGTCTTTGTGACCGCCAGCAGGCGGACCTCCGCCGGCGAGCGCCCGGCCTTCCGCGCTGCCCGGGCGATTTCCTCCGTGACAGAGGCGATATTTTCGCTAACCGATCGGATCGTTTCCATTGGTCGAAAACCGGATGGCCCCCGCCTCGCGGAGGACGTCGATAACTTCGCAGAGGGGGAGGCCCATGACGTTCGTGTAAGATCCCCTGATTTCCTGGATGAAGAAGGCTCCCATTCCCTGGACGGCATACCCCCCCGCCTTGTCGTAAGGCTCGTCCGAAAGAACGTACCAGTTCATCTCCTCGTCTGAAAGGTCCTTGAACAGAACGGCTGAGGAGATCGCCCGGGAGATCGCGCGGTTTCCGCCCCCGGACAGGACGGAAAAGCCCGTGTAGACCGTGTGTTCCCGGCCGCTGAGCGTCCGGAGCATGGCCTTTGCCTCCTCACGATCGGCGGGTTTTCCCAGCACCCGTCCGTCGATGACGACGATCGTGTCGGCGCCCAGCACCCAGGCGTCCGGATTCCGCCGGGCAAGGGCACCTGCCTTGGCCGCCGAGAGCCGGAGCACATGCCCCTCCGGGGATTCCTCGGGTCTCCCTTCCTCCTCCACGCCGCTGGGGAGCACCTGGAACGCCAGGCCGACCCTCTTGAGCAACTCGATCCGCCGCGGTGATGCGGATGCCAGGATCAGTTTGTTTTCTTGAATGATTCC
This region includes:
- the mreC gene encoding rod shape-determining protein MreC, whose translation is MSASKRKKNLIILAVFLLLTLAMISYHLRYPERPGLIRIAVLEITGPVQSTLMASFHSLRDTWTDYLHLIGLRQENRALGKKIDELTTELNRYREGYLEAQRLQALLSLQQELKIPAMAARVIDKSQGTLFKTILLDRGTTRGVRPGQPVLSSRGVVGRVIEASPNISKVLLITDEKSNIDALIQRTRAEGILQGNGSGGGRLKYISNLEDVQAGDVLLTSGLSGLYPKGLVLGSVTAFDKKADSLFQKIDMAPASDFNRLEEVLILDYKQKK
- a CDS encoding rod shape-determining protein, producing MLFDFILGKFSNDLAIDLGTANTLVYVKGEGIVLSEPSVVAVHRDARGTKKVLAVGAEAKKMLGRTPGNIEAVRPLRDGVIADFDITEVMLRHFIQRVHNRRTLIRPRIIVSIPSGITQVERRAVRETVESAGAREVYLIEEPMAAAIGAGLPIMDPISSMVVDIGGGTTEVAVISLAGIVYSKSVRCAGDRIDEEIVQYLKRKYSLLIGERSGEIIKTTIGSAFPDNEIRKVDVKGRDLISGIPKIIEANSEEIREAIMEPISLIVDAVKDALENAPPELAGDIVDRGITLTGGGALLRNLDLLLKEETGLPVTVAEDPLSTVVRGAGMALDHMNLLKEVAVQP
- a CDS encoding single-stranded DNA-binding protein, whose translation is MLNKVMLIGRLGADPEVRYTPDGAMITTFRLATDEQWKDKSGEKVQRTEWHRIVTFGRLAEICGNYLNKGKLVYVEGRIQTRSWEDKEGQKRYMTEIVAASMQMLDGRGQGKPATGDEPSSGAPDGGYPEDDVPF
- a CDS encoding twin-arginine translocase TatA/TatE family subunit, producing the protein MFGIGIPELLIILVIILIIFGAGKLPEIGNALGKGIRNFKKATREPDEIDVTPQNKKVEPK
- a CDS encoding DUF4115 domain-containing protein, whose protein sequence is MEDAETTRNTAPDQAFPVQDLKSLRESQGIQLKDIFEATRITIINLEAIETGRFGKLPAPVIARSFIRSYARSIGADEGKLLERYNRFLAESEGPSLEEVLIPPKKKSLKKWIVTISCLALALIIAAAVLMLREPVPAPSAPSVPSAAAPPAQPTETATPAPATQQPPAGAPGSPPAAPEPSASAPAPTPAVVQETPQPRPPSAPTAAPAPAATDGYSLVIEARDYTWIRLSEDQSQPYQVLLKPGERLERRASRSFDIDVGNAGGTQLTFQGKPLGPLGAPGQVVHLRLP
- a CDS encoding inositol monophosphatase family protein; this encodes MDSPGAFMKDVARKAGDWLKKRLGEEHTVDYKGVINIVTEADRQSEEMIVSAILDRYPDHDILAEEADRVPKGSPYRWIIDPLDGTTNYAHGYPVFCVSIALEENGVVRYGVVYNPMLKEMFYACRGGGAFLNERPLRVSGTKDLSRSLLATGFPYDIRDNSDNNMNYFQVMARSAQAIRRAGSAALDMAYVAAGRFDGFWELRLMPWDTAAGWLLVVEAGGQVTNLSGAPFALNAPHILASNGRIHESMIAALRLAPSPA
- a CDS encoding Hsp20/alpha crystallin family protein; this translates as MFGPVWRFGRIVDLMPEVQRLQREMNRLFSGVSQPFSQDFPAINVWSGENEIVVSAELPGADPDGMDISVVGESLTLTGGRNPETLKEGENYHRQERSSGRFSRTLQLPFRVDAGNVAARYEKGVLHITLPRAEADKPRKISIKAE
- a CDS encoding Hsp20/alpha crystallin family protein, giving the protein MKEQELQKQTASNPVEMERTRNRKVYVPRVDIYETKESIVLLADMPGVDESSVDIMLEKNVLTINGTVEPVAFPGHNLVYAEFDTGDYQRAFTLPEEIDQNRIEATVKNGVLRLVLQKAEKSKARKIAIKAE
- a CDS encoding Hsp20/alpha crystallin family protein; this encodes MAFRKLLPSLWGERAVPAGQEGDHPFSALQQEMNRVFDDFFQGTAFAPFPSAGRRAGGFHPSVDVKEGAKEIVVQAELPGIEEKDVEILLEESALVLKGEKKFEKEDKGDGYHTIERSYGSFQRVIPLTREIDLNKVQARFKNGVLTVTLPKLEQAKAKEKKISIQSA
- a CDS encoding secondary thiamine-phosphate synthase enzyme YjbQ, producing the protein MKTLSIKSTARIQMIDITGSLQSLVREQGVRQGICTVFVPHTTAAVTINENADPDVVRDITSAMERIVPADGPYRHREGNSDAHIKVSFFGASETVIIEGGRLVLGTWQSVFFCEFDGPRTRNVLVKLVADS
- a CDS encoding YggS family pyridoxal phosphate-dependent enzyme — encoded protein: METIRSVSENIASVTEEIARAARKAGRSPAEVRLLAVTKTVDDDRIREAIAAGVDLIGENYVQEARRKIELLGRPLPWHFIGHLQTNKAKYAVRLFDLIHSVDRMELGRELDRRAAAAGTPLRILVEVNVSGEASKSGIPAVHALDLIRGLAELPGLSIRGLMTMPPWFDDPEEARPHFSTLRQLAESIRRERIEGVHMEELSMGMTNDYRIAVEEGATIVRVGRAIFGERPV
- a CDS encoding Maf family protein, which encodes MGIIQENKLILASASPRRIELLKRVGLAFQVLPSGVEEEGRPEESPEGHVLRLSAAKAGALARRNPDAWVLGADTIVVIDGRVLGKPADREEAKAMLRTLSGREHTVYTGFSVLSGGGNRAISRAISSAVLFKDLSDEEMNWYVLSDEPYDKAGGYAVQGMGAFFIQEIRGSYTNVMGLPLCEVIDVLREAGAIRFSTNGNDPIG